A single region of the Jatrophihabitans sp. GAS493 genome encodes:
- a CDS encoding homogentisate 1,2-dioxygenase, which translates to MAHYQARGSIPPKRHTQHRSDSGDLYYEELMGEEGFSSDSSLLYHRGLPSALVDARPWSLPDQTTLPNEPLLPRHLRLPDLFDAAGADSVDVVTGRRLVLANDDVRISYVVAGGESPLYRNGIGDECVYVESGTGVVETVFGPLPFRAGDYVLIPRSTTHRWMPDGEPIRAYCIEANSHIAPAHKYLSRYGQLLEHSPFCERDLHGPGELAPREETEVEVYLKHRGTGPGAVTGTVHVLPHHPFDVVGWDGCLYPYTFNVSDFEPITGRVHQPPPVHQVFEGHNFVICNFVPRKVDYHPLSIPVPYYHSNVDSDEVMFYCGGDYEARKGSGIGQGSVSLHPGGHSHGPQPGAYERSIGVDYFDELAVMVDTFRPLRLGEGAQACDDGVYAWSWHRQGRNQ; encoded by the coding sequence ATGGCCCACTACCAGGCCCGAGGCTCGATACCACCCAAACGGCATACGCAGCATCGCAGCGATAGCGGCGACCTGTACTACGAGGAGCTGATGGGGGAGGAGGGCTTCTCCTCGGACTCCTCGCTCCTGTATCACCGAGGCCTTCCTTCAGCGCTGGTCGATGCGCGTCCGTGGAGTCTGCCCGACCAGACGACGCTGCCCAACGAGCCGCTGCTACCCAGGCACCTGCGGCTGCCGGACCTCTTCGATGCGGCCGGCGCAGACTCCGTGGATGTGGTGACGGGGCGCCGCCTGGTGCTGGCCAACGACGATGTGCGCATCAGCTATGTCGTGGCCGGCGGCGAGTCCCCGCTGTATCGCAATGGCATCGGTGACGAGTGCGTCTATGTCGAGTCCGGGACCGGTGTGGTGGAGACCGTCTTCGGTCCGCTGCCATTCCGCGCCGGGGACTACGTGCTGATTCCACGTTCGACCACGCATCGCTGGATGCCGGATGGTGAACCGATTCGGGCCTACTGCATCGAAGCGAACTCGCACATCGCGCCCGCGCACAAATACCTCTCCCGCTACGGGCAACTGCTCGAACACTCACCCTTCTGCGAGCGTGACCTGCACGGCCCGGGCGAGTTGGCGCCGCGCGAGGAGACCGAGGTCGAGGTGTATCTGAAGCATCGCGGCACCGGCCCGGGCGCGGTGACCGGGACGGTGCACGTCCTACCGCACCACCCGTTCGACGTGGTCGGCTGGGACGGCTGCCTCTACCCGTACACGTTCAACGTCTCCGACTTCGAGCCGATCACCGGACGGGTGCATCAGCCGCCGCCGGTGCATCAGGTCTTCGAGGGTCACAACTTCGTGATCTGCAACTTTGTGCCGCGAAAGGTGGACTATCACCCACTCTCGATTCCGGTTCCCTACTACCACTCCAACGTCGACTCCGACGAGGTGATGTTCTACTGCGGGGGCGACTACGAGGCGCGGAAGGGATCGGGGATCGGCCAGGGGTCGGTGAGCCTCCACCCCGGCGGGCACTCGCACGGGCCGCAGCCCGGCGCCTACGAGCGTTCGATCGGCGTCGACTACTTCGACGAGTTGGCGGTGATGGTCGATACCTTCCGACCGCTGCGCCTCGGGGAGGGGGCGCAGGCCTGCGACGACGGCGTCTACGCCTGGTCCTGGCATCGTCAGGGTCGCAATCAGTGA
- a CDS encoding lanthionine synthetase LanC family protein translates to MGSRLELLDGAFDWIRSVAVPAPGGLTWCEEGEPFDDLYSGTAGVLLGCAQARSSGLNLADIADIAAAAVARLSHLATNPGTATLPDDGLFSGWAGVPVALRAWSSAADDPHALSAAEQVTRQIAQRLLGDVLSGQPPHPCPDIISGDAGLLLMLLADPHATTSEAAQLLADRLVASAEPATVGLQWRMGPKWEHLMPGFSHGTAGVAYALVAASQQLKRPDLLETAVLGAEELLLLGHTPDGWALPLSIPRQLHRPAVFYGWCHGPTGTIRLFLALNEIDPQPRWEQAIAACLQALRESELPKRVYPGYWDNLGRCCGTAGVGQLLVERYQATGDPALLEWAEVLASDVLARAVVSDTGVSWSNTEHARDPSQLPAEPGFMQGASGIAGWLAQLEAVKSAGHATPAGLRLGWI, encoded by the coding sequence GTGGGCAGCCGGCTGGAGTTGCTGGACGGTGCTTTCGACTGGATCCGTTCGGTCGCGGTGCCGGCGCCCGGCGGCCTCACCTGGTGTGAGGAGGGTGAACCCTTCGACGATCTCTACTCCGGTACCGCCGGTGTCCTCCTTGGCTGTGCCCAGGCAAGGTCGAGCGGCCTCAACCTCGCTGACATCGCCGACATTGCCGCTGCGGCGGTGGCCCGGTTGTCTCACCTGGCCACGAATCCAGGAACGGCGACGCTGCCCGACGACGGGCTCTTCTCGGGTTGGGCCGGCGTCCCGGTCGCGCTGCGGGCCTGGTCGTCGGCTGCGGATGATCCCCACGCGTTGTCGGCCGCCGAGCAGGTGACCCGGCAGATCGCTCAGCGGCTGCTCGGCGACGTGCTCAGCGGCCAGCCCCCGCACCCCTGCCCGGACATCATCTCCGGGGATGCCGGGTTGCTGCTCATGCTGCTGGCCGACCCGCACGCGACGACGAGCGAAGCGGCCCAGCTGCTGGCCGATCGACTCGTCGCCTCGGCCGAGCCCGCGACGGTCGGACTGCAGTGGCGGATGGGGCCGAAGTGGGAGCACCTGATGCCGGGCTTCTCACACGGCACAGCCGGCGTGGCCTACGCGCTGGTCGCCGCCAGCCAGCAGCTGAAGCGACCCGACCTGCTGGAGACGGCCGTGCTGGGCGCCGAGGAGCTGCTGCTGCTCGGACACACCCCGGATGGGTGGGCGCTGCCGCTGAGCATCCCGCGGCAACTGCACCGTCCGGCGGTCTTCTACGGCTGGTGTCACGGACCAACCGGAACCATCCGACTTTTCCTGGCCTTGAACGAGATCGATCCGCAGCCGCGCTGGGAGCAGGCGATCGCGGCCTGCCTGCAGGCGCTGCGCGAAAGCGAGCTGCCCAAGCGCGTCTACCCCGGCTACTGGGACAACCTCGGGCGTTGCTGCGGGACGGCGGGCGTCGGGCAGTTGCTGGTCGAGCGCTACCAGGCCACCGGCGACCCGGCGTTGCTGGAGTGGGCCGAGGTGCTGGCGAGCGACGTGCTCGCGCGCGCGGTCGTCAGTGACACCGGGGTCAGCTGGTCGAACACCGAGCACGCCCGCGATCCGTCGCAGTTGCCGGCCGAGCCGGGATTCATGCAGGGGGCGAGTGGAATCGCCGGCTGGCTGGCTCAACTCGAGGCGGTCAAATCGGCTGGCCATGCCACGCCGGCCGGACTTCGCCTAGGCTGGATCTGA
- a CDS encoding VOC family protein — translation MNGVVHFEIQASQPERAIEFYGAVFGWTFEKQPMPIDYWFIGGAGITGGLLERPVPVAESPGGTNAFTCSMEIADFGATEAAVLTHGGQIAMERFEMSGRTYGYFLDPEGNVFGVFQQHPEAI, via the coding sequence ATGAACGGTGTCGTGCACTTCGAGATTCAGGCGAGTCAGCCGGAGCGGGCTATCGAGTTCTACGGTGCGGTCTTCGGGTGGACGTTCGAGAAGCAGCCGATGCCGATCGACTACTGGTTCATCGGCGGCGCGGGGATCACCGGTGGCCTCCTCGAACGGCCGGTGCCGGTCGCCGAGTCCCCGGGCGGAACGAACGCCTTCACCTGCTCGATGGAGATCGCCGATTTCGGCGCCACGGAGGCCGCGGTCCTCACCCACGGCGGCCAGATTGCGATGGAGAGGTTCGAGATGTCCGGGCGCACCTATGGCTACTTCCTCGACCCCGAGGGGAACGTCTTCGGGGTCTTCCAACAGCACCCTGAGGCGATTTAG
- a CDS encoding dihydrofolate reductase family protein yields the protein MGKIFAVEYLTLDGGFEDPGWSGPYFNEELQQFQFDNLLECDALLLGRVTYQGFAQAWPSMEAETGDFGRRMNSIGKYVASTTLGAPEWNATLIEGHVIDAVKRLRASEETLMIAGSATLVESLRSYGLIDEYRLMIYPVVVGHGRRFFGEAPSSMTLVNSLVTKSGVAVLTYHPDESREPSYSG from the coding sequence ATGGGCAAGATCTTCGCGGTCGAATATCTGACTCTGGACGGGGGCTTCGAGGATCCGGGGTGGAGCGGCCCTTACTTCAACGAGGAACTCCAGCAATTTCAGTTCGACAACCTGCTCGAATGCGACGCGCTGCTGCTCGGGCGGGTGACGTATCAGGGATTCGCCCAGGCCTGGCCGTCGATGGAGGCCGAGACCGGCGACTTCGGTCGGCGGATGAACAGCATCGGCAAGTACGTCGCATCGACGACTCTGGGCGCGCCGGAGTGGAACGCGACGCTGATCGAGGGGCACGTCATCGATGCCGTGAAGCGACTCAGGGCGTCGGAGGAGACGCTGATGATCGCCGGCAGCGCAACGCTGGTCGAGTCGCTGCGAAGCTACGGGCTCATCGACGAGTACCGGCTGATGATCTACCCGGTCGTCGTCGGCCACGGCCGGCGCTTCTTCGGTGAGGCACCCTCGTCGATGACGCTGGTCAACTCACTCGTCACCAAGTCGGGGGTCGCTGTCCTGACCTACCACCCCGACGAGTCGCGCGAACCGAGCTACTCCGGCTGA
- the hppD gene encoding 4-hydroxyphenylpyruvate dioxygenase, protein MTVAHPLTALTDSERLAHLSLEQLKELVGLVEYDASADPFPIDGWDALEWVVGNAAQAALWYQLVYGMELVAYAGPETGVRDRHSYVLDSGAARFVVSGAVEPGSPLVAVHSKHGDGISDIALQVPDVDRCVEHARSQGAVILEEPHDVSDEHGTVRIAAIGAYGDLRHSLVDRSRYTGPYRPGYVARTSSLGKSPTTSSEEPKRFFQAIDHVVGNVELGQMDRWVDFYNRVMGFTNMAEFIGDDIATDYSALMSKVVASGNHRVKFPLNEPAVGKKRSQIDEYLEFFDGPGAQHVALATDDLLATVDALAARGVEFLVTPASYYEDPELRARIGEVRVPISELQRRDILVDRDEDGYLLQIFTKPIGDRPTVFFEFIERHGSLGFGKGNFKALFEAIEREQELRGNF, encoded by the coding sequence ATGACCGTCGCCCACCCCCTGACCGCCCTCACCGACTCCGAACGACTGGCCCACCTGAGCCTGGAGCAGCTCAAGGAACTCGTCGGGCTCGTCGAGTACGACGCCTCGGCCGACCCGTTCCCGATCGACGGCTGGGATGCCCTGGAGTGGGTGGTCGGCAACGCCGCTCAGGCCGCGCTCTGGTACCAGCTCGTCTACGGCATGGAACTGGTCGCCTACGCCGGACCGGAGACCGGCGTGCGCGATCGCCACTCCTACGTCCTCGACAGCGGCGCCGCCCGCTTCGTCGTCTCCGGCGCCGTCGAGCCCGGCAGCCCATTGGTGGCCGTGCACAGCAAGCACGGTGACGGCATCAGCGACATCGCGCTGCAGGTTCCCGATGTCGATCGCTGTGTGGAGCACGCCCGATCCCAGGGTGCGGTGATCCTGGAGGAGCCCCACGACGTCAGCGACGAACACGGGACGGTACGTATCGCCGCGATCGGGGCCTACGGCGATCTGCGCCACTCGCTGGTCGACCGGTCGCGTTACACCGGCCCCTACCGGCCGGGATACGTCGCTCGGACGTCGTCGCTGGGCAAGTCGCCGACCACATCCAGCGAGGAGCCCAAGCGGTTCTTCCAGGCGATCGACCACGTCGTCGGCAACGTCGAGCTGGGACAGATGGACCGGTGGGTCGACTTCTACAACCGGGTGATGGGCTTTACCAATATGGCGGAGTTCATCGGCGACGACATCGCCACCGACTACTCGGCGCTGATGAGCAAGGTGGTGGCCAGCGGAAATCATCGCGTCAAGTTCCCGCTCAACGAGCCCGCGGTCGGGAAGAAGCGCAGCCAGATCGACGAGTACCTCGAGTTCTTCGACGGTCCCGGCGCGCAGCACGTCGCGCTGGCCACCGACGACCTGCTGGCGACCGTGGACGCCCTGGCCGCGCGCGGAGTCGAGTTCCTGGTAACCCCGGCGAGCTACTACGAAGATCCCGAATTGCGCGCGAGAATCGGAGAAGTGCGCGTCCCGATCAGCGAACTGCAGCGTCGCGACATCCTGGTCGATCGGGACGAGGATGGGTACCTGCTGCAGATCTTCACCAAGCCGATCGGAGACCGTCCAACCGTCTTCTTCGAGTTCATCGAACGGCACGGCTCGCTCGGCTTCGGCAAGGGCAACTTCAAGGCGCTCTTCGAGGCCATCGAGCGGGAGCAGGAACTACGCGGCAACTTCTAG
- a CDS encoding fumarylacetoacetate hydrolase family protein, with protein sequence MTSSVDPLAVDHLPYGSLLDADGLRFAAVRWGEAAFDLTRWSRQTPFAELFGDGSLDGLLAAGHRTWDELRAAVVAALGVPATLAAFCRPLAWTTPTLPFAPGDYVDFYASRDHATNVGRILRPDGEPLTPNWRHLPIGYHGRAGTIVVSGTEIRRPWGQFRTADGDIEFAASDRLDLEAEVAFVLGGSTTLGESIPLVDARDYIFGVCLLNDWSARDIQSWEYVPLGPFLGKSFATSMSPWITPLSALEDAWLAPPARDTQLLAYLDDAGRRDALDLALEVRINGQLMSRPPFPGMYWTPAQMLAHLTVNGASIRPGDLFASGTVSGPTPDQVGSLLELTWNGTRPKPLGDGRMLRFLEDGDEVAISATAPGRHGRITLGECRGRVVEAVQR encoded by the coding sequence GTGACGTCTTCGGTCGATCCGCTCGCCGTCGATCATCTCCCGTATGGCTCGCTGCTGGACGCCGACGGACTCCGCTTCGCCGCCGTGCGCTGGGGCGAAGCCGCCTTCGACCTGACCCGCTGGTCTCGACAGACCCCATTCGCTGAACTCTTCGGGGACGGATCGCTGGACGGGCTATTGGCCGCCGGGCACCGGACCTGGGACGAGCTACGGGCCGCGGTGGTCGCCGCGTTGGGCGTTCCGGCGACCCTCGCCGCGTTCTGCCGGCCGCTGGCCTGGACGACACCCACGCTGCCGTTTGCCCCCGGCGACTACGTCGACTTCTACGCATCCCGGGATCACGCAACGAATGTCGGACGAATCTTGCGGCCCGATGGTGAACCGCTCACCCCGAACTGGCGGCATCTCCCGATCGGCTACCACGGGCGGGCGGGCACCATCGTGGTCTCGGGTACTGAGATCCGGCGTCCATGGGGGCAGTTTCGAACGGCAGACGGTGACATCGAATTCGCAGCCTCCGACCGCCTCGACCTGGAGGCCGAGGTCGCCTTCGTGCTCGGTGGTAGCACCACGTTGGGTGAATCGATCCCGCTGGTCGACGCGCGCGACTATATCTTCGGCGTCTGCCTGCTCAACGATTGGTCGGCGCGTGACATCCAATCCTGGGAGTACGTGCCGCTCGGCCCCTTCCTGGGCAAGTCGTTCGCGACCAGCATGTCACCCTGGATCACCCCGCTCTCCGCTCTGGAGGACGCCTGGTTGGCCCCGCCGGCCCGTGATACCCAGCTGCTTGCGTATCTGGATGACGCCGGCCGGCGCGACGCCCTCGACCTGGCCCTTGAAGTGCGTATCAACGGGCAGCTGATGTCGCGGCCACCGTTTCCTGGCATGTACTGGACTCCGGCGCAGATGCTGGCCCACCTCACGGTCAACGGCGCCTCGATTCGTCCAGGCGACCTCTTCGCGTCGGGCACCGTCAGCGGCCCCACCCCGGACCAGGTCGGAAGCCTGCTTGAGCTCACCTGGAACGGGACGCGACCGAAGCCGCTGGGCGATGGGAGAATGCTCCGGTTCCTCGAAGACGGTGACGAAGTGGCCATCAGCGCGACCGCGCCGGGGCGGCACGGACGGATCACCCTCGGCGAATGCCGTGGACGGGTGGTGGAGGCGGTACAGCGGTGA
- a CDS encoding helix-turn-helix domain-containing protein has product MPIRNVAVIAIPGVHPFELGVVSEGFGIDRADDGGPYYDFAVIAADDRPVPTSNGWTISTPHRLDRADEADLVIVPACSISPAYDEAVIDTLHRAVDRGAKVMSVCAGAYVLGAAGLLDGRECTTHWRHTDEFSRRFPKAIVNPDVLYVCDGPILTSAGSAAGLDLCLHLIRADYGERVANRVARRMVVQPHRDGGQAQFINAPLRACSAETLAPLLDDLAGELHLEHSIESLASRVSMSGRTFARRFRNETGTTPHAWLTHQRVLLAQQLLESGDDPIETVAARSGFGTAALLRHHFTRVVGTSPAAYRRTFGCRNLVSQ; this is encoded by the coding sequence ATGCCGATCCGAAACGTCGCAGTCATCGCGATTCCGGGCGTCCATCCCTTCGAATTAGGCGTCGTCTCCGAGGGATTCGGTATCGACCGGGCCGATGACGGCGGCCCGTACTACGACTTCGCGGTCATCGCCGCTGACGACAGGCCGGTCCCGACCTCAAACGGTTGGACGATCTCAACGCCGCACCGCCTCGACCGGGCCGACGAGGCCGACCTGGTGATCGTCCCGGCCTGCAGCATCTCGCCGGCCTACGACGAAGCGGTGATCGACACGCTGCACCGGGCTGTCGACCGCGGCGCAAAGGTGATGAGCGTCTGCGCCGGCGCCTACGTGCTCGGGGCGGCCGGTCTACTCGATGGCCGTGAATGCACCACGCACTGGCGCCACACAGACGAATTCTCGCGTCGCTTCCCGAAGGCGATCGTCAACCCGGACGTTCTCTACGTCTGTGACGGGCCGATCCTCACCTCAGCTGGATCGGCCGCCGGACTAGATCTCTGCCTCCACCTCATTCGAGCCGACTACGGCGAGCGGGTGGCCAATCGCGTCGCCCGGCGGATGGTCGTCCAGCCGCACCGCGACGGTGGCCAGGCCCAGTTCATCAATGCTCCGCTGCGAGCCTGCTCGGCCGAGACACTGGCTCCTCTACTGGACGATCTCGCCGGTGAGCTGCACCTGGAGCACTCCATCGAATCGCTGGCCAGTCGGGTCTCGATGAGCGGCCGGACCTTCGCGCGCCGCTTCCGCAACGAGACCGGCACGACTCCGCATGCGTGGCTCACCCACCAGCGAGTGCTGCTGGCGCAGCAGCTCCTCGAGTCCGGCGACGACCCGATCGAGACGGTGGCCGCCCGCTCCGGGTTTGGCACGGCGGCGCTGCTGCGTCACCACTTCACGCGGGTCGTCGGCACTTCGCCCGCCGCGTACCGGCGCACCTTCGGCTGCCGCAACCTGGTGTCACAATGA
- a CDS encoding glutamate decarboxylase gives MPLHDRESIRSSFDDSVYAGANLAKAAPKYHFPSAEWRSEDAFAVIADELLLDGNSRQNLATFCQTWEEPAVHRLMDLAIDKNMIDKDEYPQTAELEKRCVHMLADLWNAPEAGNPVGASTIGSSEACMLGGLAAKWRWRAKREAAGKPTDRPNMVCGPVQVVWHKFAKYWDIEMREVPMSTGHYAMDAADMLARVDENTIFVVPTFGVTYTGAYEMIRPLADALDTLQAETGLDIDIHVDGASGAFLAPFCAPALEWDFRVPRVKSISTSGHKFGLAPLGVGWVVWRDAAELPDDLVFHVSYLGGDMQVFQINFSRPAGQIAAQYYDFIRLGREGYRRVHMASYDTGQFLAEQIVKLGPFELICDSDPLTGIPSVAWKLKDGEDPGYTLYDLADRLRISGWQVPAYPLTGEVSDVPVQRILVRQGVSRDLASILLDDMRKAIAHFTRHPVTVSMDAKEASGFSHL, from the coding sequence ATGCCGTTGCACGATCGTGAGTCCATCCGTTCATCTTTCGATGATTCCGTCTACGCCGGCGCGAACTTGGCCAAGGCGGCCCCAAAGTATCACTTCCCATCAGCCGAATGGCGCTCCGAGGACGCCTTCGCCGTCATTGCCGACGAGCTGCTACTGGACGGGAATTCCCGGCAGAATTTGGCCACCTTCTGCCAAACCTGGGAGGAGCCGGCCGTCCACCGGCTGATGGATCTGGCCATCGACAAGAACATGATCGACAAGGACGAGTACCCGCAGACGGCTGAACTCGAGAAGCGCTGCGTACACATGCTCGCCGACCTGTGGAATGCCCCCGAGGCCGGCAACCCGGTCGGCGCCTCGACCATCGGCTCCTCTGAGGCGTGCATGCTCGGCGGCCTGGCTGCGAAGTGGCGGTGGCGGGCCAAGCGAGAGGCGGCCGGAAAGCCGACCGACCGACCGAACATGGTCTGCGGACCCGTCCAGGTCGTCTGGCACAAGTTCGCAAAATACTGGGACATCGAGATGCGTGAAGTGCCGATGTCCACGGGGCATTACGCGATGGATGCCGCCGACATGCTGGCCCGCGTCGACGAGAACACGATCTTCGTGGTGCCGACGTTCGGGGTGACTTACACCGGCGCCTACGAGATGATCCGGCCACTCGCCGACGCGCTGGACACGCTGCAGGCCGAGACCGGTCTTGACATCGACATCCACGTCGACGGAGCTAGCGGGGCCTTTCTCGCGCCCTTCTGCGCCCCGGCTCTGGAGTGGGACTTCCGGGTTCCACGGGTCAAATCGATCAGCACGTCCGGGCACAAATTCGGATTGGCGCCGCTGGGTGTTGGTTGGGTGGTCTGGCGCGATGCGGCGGAATTGCCGGACGATCTGGTGTTCCATGTCTCCTACCTCGGTGGAGACATGCAGGTCTTTCAGATCAACTTCTCCCGGCCCGCCGGGCAGATCGCCGCCCAGTACTACGACTTCATCCGGTTGGGTCGGGAGGGTTATCGCCGCGTGCACATGGCCTCCTACGACACCGGCCAGTTCCTGGCCGAGCAGATCGTCAAGCTCGGCCCGTTCGAGTTGATCTGCGACAGTGACCCGCTCACCGGGATCCCGTCGGTGGCCTGGAAACTCAAGGACGGCGAGGATCCGGGCTACACGCTTTACGATTTGGCCGATCGGCTCCGAATCTCCGGGTGGCAGGTGCCGGCCTACCCACTTACCGGTGAGGTCTCGGACGTTCCCGTACAGCGCATTCTCGTCCGACAGGGCGTGAGCCGTGATCTGGCTTCAATCCTGCTCGACGACATGCGCAAGGCGATCGCGCACTTCACCCGCCATCCGGTGACGGTCTCCATGGACGCGAAGGAAGCGTCAGGATTCAGCCACCTCTGA
- a CDS encoding chloride channel protein — protein MTQPAFSGNPLAIIRSRPYAGLLILGALLGVPLSAGAYFFLWLVGKLQTWIFVNLPSKFGLGTNPTWWPIVPLAIAGLLVGAIIRYLPGRGGHSPADGFKTGPLATPPMLPGVFLAALVSLSLGAVVGPEAPLIALGGGLALFAVGLLKRDLPRPAMMVIGATGSFAAVSALLGSPLLGAFLLMEAIGVSGGVGTLVLMPGLLASGIGALVFLGLNSLTGLGSVSLALPALPRVPDPTVGEFVWAIVIGVIAAVLGTAIRWAALAVRPTVERRLVLLTPVAGVAVALLAVGYRLSTGKPTTDVLFSGQSQLPDLVSGRAGYAWGALAVLLICKSVAYSISLAAFRGGPVFPAMFIGTVLGLLATHIGGVAPAAAIGIGVGAMSASMLRLPLTSVLLATLLLGSNGLTVMPLVIVVVVVSYMVSIWLGPAPAPVGEPATRTEEPQPST, from the coding sequence ATGACACAGCCGGCCTTCAGCGGGAACCCGCTGGCGATCATCCGCAGCCGCCCGTACGCCGGGTTGCTGATCCTGGGCGCGCTCCTCGGCGTGCCGTTGTCCGCCGGGGCCTACTTCTTTCTCTGGCTGGTCGGGAAGCTCCAGACCTGGATATTCGTCAATCTGCCGTCGAAATTCGGTCTCGGAACGAACCCGACGTGGTGGCCGATCGTGCCGCTGGCCATCGCGGGTCTGCTCGTCGGCGCGATCATCCGATACCTACCGGGCCGGGGCGGTCACTCGCCGGCCGACGGCTTCAAGACCGGACCACTGGCGACCCCGCCGATGCTGCCCGGAGTCTTCCTCGCGGCACTCGTATCACTGAGCCTGGGCGCGGTGGTCGGGCCGGAGGCCCCGCTGATCGCGTTGGGCGGGGGACTGGCCCTGTTCGCCGTCGGGCTGCTCAAACGAGACCTGCCCCGGCCGGCGATGATGGTGATCGGCGCGACGGGTAGCTTCGCCGCGGTCAGCGCACTGCTCGGGTCGCCGCTGCTGGGCGCGTTCCTGCTCATGGAGGCGATAGGCGTCTCGGGGGGAGTCGGCACCCTGGTCCTGATGCCGGGGCTGCTCGCGTCCGGCATCGGTGCCCTTGTCTTTCTCGGACTGAACTCGCTCACCGGCTTGGGGAGCGTGTCGCTGGCGCTGCCGGCGTTACCGCGCGTTCCGGATCCGACGGTCGGCGAGTTCGTGTGGGCGATCGTCATCGGGGTGATCGCGGCGGTGCTGGGCACGGCAATCCGATGGGCGGCACTCGCCGTCCGTCCAACCGTGGAGAGACGTCTGGTTCTGCTCACTCCGGTGGCCGGGGTGGCGGTGGCGCTGCTCGCGGTCGGATACCGCCTGAGCACCGGCAAACCCACCACTGACGTTCTCTTCTCGGGTCAGTCGCAGCTTCCGGACCTCGTCTCCGGGCGGGCCGGCTATGCCTGGGGCGCCCTGGCCGTGCTGCTGATCTGCAAGTCGGTCGCGTACAGCATCTCCCTCGCCGCCTTCCGGGGTGGGCCGGTCTTCCCGGCGATGTTCATCGGCACGGTGCTCGGTCTGCTGGCGACCCATATCGGTGGAGTGGCGCCGGCCGCCGCCATCGGAATCGGTGTCGGTGCGATGAGTGCCTCGATGCTCAGGCTGCCGTTGACGTCCGTGCTGCTGGCCACCTTGCTACTGGGCTCCAACGGCCTCACCGTTATGCCACTGGTGATCGTGGTGGTCGTCGTGTCGTACATGGTGTCGATCTGGTTGGGGCCGGCACCGGCGCCGGTGGGAGAACCGGCAACTCGGACTGAGGAGCCTCAACCTTCGACGTGA
- a CDS encoding Lrp/AsnC family transcriptional regulator, which translates to MSEERDVSSRLDALDVTLLQLLTDNPRIGILELSRLSGVARATVSARLDRIQQAGIVTGYGPDIDVAAAGYPVQAMVTLEIAQGRLADIRQFLTALPGVLEAYATTGSGDVLCRLAAESNEALQELLLKLNESDAIRRSTSVVILSVVVAPRTLPLLLQQQRPRPPRAPAFRERSATAALSRSCGDN; encoded by the coding sequence ATGAGTGAGGAGCGCGATGTGTCATCACGACTGGACGCCCTCGACGTCACCCTGCTCCAGCTCCTCACCGACAACCCGCGCATCGGCATCCTGGAGCTCTCCCGACTGTCGGGCGTGGCGCGGGCGACGGTGTCGGCCCGGCTGGACCGGATCCAGCAGGCCGGCATAGTCACCGGCTACGGGCCCGATATCGATGTGGCCGCCGCCGGCTACCCAGTGCAGGCGATGGTGACGCTGGAGATCGCCCAGGGGCGGCTGGCCGACATCCGCCAGTTCCTCACTGCACTCCCGGGGGTTCTGGAGGCCTACGCGACCACCGGCAGCGGCGACGTGCTCTGCCGGCTGGCCGCCGAGTCGAACGAGGCGCTGCAGGAGTTGCTGTTGAAGCTGAACGAATCGGATGCGATTCGCCGCTCGACCAGCGTCGTCATCCTGTCGGTGGTCGTCGCCCCGCGGACCCTACCGTTGCTGCTGCAGCAGCAGCGCCCCCGGCCGCCTCGAGCACCGGCCTTCCGCGAGCGATCGGCCACCGCCGCGCTCAGCCGGTCGTGCGGAGATAACTGA